One Megalops cyprinoides isolate fMegCyp1 chromosome 4, fMegCyp1.pri, whole genome shotgun sequence genomic window carries:
- the LOC118775973 gene encoding P2Y purinoceptor 2 gives MNGPSAPPSNGSLSCEPEPQHISITVFLCLLFLGGFLLNSFSLWVFCLRMPRWGPGTTLQFHLALSDAIVTPTAPLMAAYLALGSHWPFGRFLCQLKIALLSTHFYGSILFLTLISVHRYVSVVQYSKASPMKRVGFIHKLCAAVWLLLLLKGAACFSLLGTSQVGNHTQCLSIHQGEYIQVYFSINFSLLVPAFLVPFSVSVACYCRLASSVSRINASTANGRAIKAKSRKMVAVCLLIFAVCFMPLNIVRSVGVVVRKYYPEQCRLLLRVETAYYVSWILASANSCFDPLLYCFGSQDFTRAFRRSLRKIGLRFEDGPSRNGLDSVDSVGLTTKTTQSSTVLDRETASTSSL, from the coding sequence ATGAACGGCCCCTCCGCCCCGCCCTCCAACGGCAGCCTGTCCTGCGAGCCAGAGCCCCAGCACATATCCATCACCGTCTTCCTCTGCCTGCTCTTCCTGGGCGGCTTCCTGCTCAACAGCTTCAGCCTGTGGGTGTTCTGCCTCCGCATGCCTCGCTGGGGCCCTGGCACCACGCTGCAGTTCCACCTGGCTCTCAGCGATGCCATCGTCACCCCTACCGCCCCCCTCATGGCTGCCTATTTGGCGCTGGGCAGCCACTGGCCCTTCGGCCGTTTCCTGTGCCAGCTAAAGATCGCCCTGCTCAGCACACACTTCTACGGCagcatcctcttcctcaccctgATCAGCGTCCATCGCTACGTGTCTGTGGTGCAATACAGCAAGGCCTCCCCCATGAAACGCGTGGGATTCATTCACaagctgtgtgcagctgtgtggctgctgctgctgctgaagggGGCAGCCTGCTTCTCCCTGCTCGGCACCAGCCAGGTAGGCAACCACACCCAGTGCCTGAGCATTCACCAGGGAGAGTACATCCAGGTCTACTTCAGCATCAACTTCTCCCTGCTGGTCCCTGCCTTCCTGGTGCCATTCTCCGTGTCAGTGGCTTGCTACTGCCGCCTGGCCAGCTCTGTCTCCCGCATAAATGCCAGCACCGCAAACGGCCGCGCCATCAAGGCCAAATCCCGCAAGATGGTGGCCGTCTGCCTGCTGATATTTGCGGTTTGCTTCATGCCGCTCAACATTGTGCGGTCCGTGGGTGTTGTGGTCAGGAAGTACTACCCCGAGCAGTGCAGGCTTCTCCTGAGGGTGGAGACAGCCTACTACGTCTCCTGGATCCTGGCCAGCGCCAACTCCTGCTTCGACCCCCTGCTCTACTGCTTCGGCTCCCAGGACTTCACCCGCGCTTTTCGCAGGTCTCTCAGGAAAATCGGACTCCGGTTTGAGGATGGTCCGAGCAGGAATGGGCTGGACAGTGTGGACAGTGTGGGTTTGACCACCAAGACCACCCAGTCCAGCACCGTGCTGGACAGGGAGACAGCCTCCACCTCCAGCCTCTGA
- the nelfb gene encoding negative elongation factor B, protein MFAGLPELGISNGEDLKETLTNCTEPLKAIDQFQTENGILLPTLQSALPFLDLHGTPRLEFHQSVFDELRDKLMERVAIIAEGKDEDRYGKLEELLEKSFPLVKMPSIQPVVMQVLKHLPKVPEKKLKQVMADKELYKVCAVEVKRQIWQDNQALFGDEVSPLLKQYIVEKEAALFSSDLSVLHNFFSPSPKTRRQGEVVQKLTQMIGKNVKLYDMVLQFLRTLFLRTRNVHYCTLRAELLMSLHDLDISEICSVDPCHKFTWCLDACIREKFVDAKRARELQGFLDGVKKGQERVLGDLSMILCDPFASNTLVLSTVRNLQELLGQDALPRDSPDLLLLLRMLSLGQGAWDMIDSQVFKEPRLELEVVTRFLPAMLSVVVDDYTFSVEQKLPSEEKSSLTYPTSLPDAFTKFLLESRVACEMGLYYALHIAKQRNRNAVQRLLPALVETHNDMAFGDIFLHLLTGHLALLSDEFGTDEFCSAVFDGFLLTSFSSKENVHRHTLRLLLHLHHKVLPSRLEALMKTLEPPKQSSDPVKELYTQLTEKLEAQKKSPAQPLETPSLDLGLHPVTVPTTAATPTTPL, encoded by the exons ATGTTTGCCGGGTTACCCGAGCTAGGAATCTCTAACGGGGAGGACCTAAAGGAAACCCTGACCAACTGCACAGAGCCGCTCAAAGCCATCGACCAGTTCCAG ACGGAGAATGGGATCCTGCTGCCCACGCTGCAGTCCGCCCTGCCTTTCCTGGACCTGCACGGCACTCCGCGGCTGGAGTTCCACCAGTCAGTCTTCGACGAGCTCCGGGACAAGCTGATGGAGCGGGTCGCCATCATTGCGGAGGGAAAGGACGAAGACCG GTACGGTAAGCTGGAAGAACTGCTGGAGAAGAGCTTCCCTCTGGTCAAGATGCCATCCATCCAGCCTGTGGTCATGCAAGTGTTGAAACACCTGCCCAAG gtgccGGAGAAGAAGCTGAAGCAGGTGATGGCGGATAAGGAGCTGTATAAGGTGTGTGCAGTGGAGGTGAAGAGGCAGATCTGGCAGGACAACCAGGCGCTGTTCGGGGACGAGGTGTCGCCGCTGCTGAAGCAGTACATTGTGGAGAAGGAGGCGGCGCTTTTCAGCAGTGACCTGTCTGTCCTGCACAACTTCTTCAGCCCGTCACCCAAGACCCGGCGCCAGGGGGAG GTGGTGCAGAAGCTGACGCAGATGATCGGGAAGAACGTGAAGCTGTACGACATGGTGCTGCAGTTCCTGCGAACGCTCTTCCTACGCACACGCAACGTCCACTACTGCACCCTGCGTGCCGAGCTGCTCATGTCCCTGCACGACCTGGACATCAGCGAGATCTGCTCCGTCGACCCCTGCCACAAG TTCACCTGGTGCCTGGACGCCTGCATCCGAGAGAAGTTTGTGGATGCGAAGCGTGCGAGAGAGCTGCAGGGCTTCCTGGACGGAGTGAAGAAGGGACAGGAGCGTGTGCTAGG GGACCTGTCCATGATCCTCTGCGACCCCTTCGCCAGCAACACCCTGGTACTCAGCACAGTGAGaaacctgcaggagctgctgggcCAGGACGCCCTGCCCAGG GACAGCCCGgacctgctgctgttgctcagGATGCTGTCCCTGGGCCAGGGTGCCTGGGACATGATCGACAGCCAGGTGTTCAAGGAGCCGCGACTG gagctggaggtggtgaCGCGCTTCCTGCCGGCCATGTTGTCGGTGGTGGTGGATGACTACACTTTCTCCGTGGAGCAGAAACTGCCCAGCGAGGAGAAGAGCTCGCTGACGTACCCCACCTCTCTGCCCGACGCCTTCACCAA GTTTCTGCTGGAGAGCCGGGTGGCGTGTGAGATGGGGCTGTACTACGCGCTCCACATCGCTAAGCAGAGGAACAGGAACGCTGTGCAGAGGCTGCTGCCTGCGCTGG TGGAGACCCACAATGACATGGCGTTCGGGGACATCTTCCTCCACCTGTTGACGGGACACCTCGCCCTGCTATCAGATGAGTTTGGGACGGATGAGTTCTGCTCTGCGGTGTTCGATGGTTTCCTCCTCACCTCTTTCTCCAG taaggagaatgtacacagacacacactgcgTCTGCTGCTGCATCTCCACCATAAAGTGCTGCCATCTCGCCTGGAGGCTCTGATGAAAACCCTGGAGCCCCCAAAACAG AGCAGTGACCCGGTGAAGGAGCTGTACACTCAGCTGACTGAGAAACTGGAGGCCCAGAAGAAGAGCCCCGCCCAGCCCCTCGAAACCCCCTCCCTCGACCTGGGTCTCCACCCAGTGACGGTGCCCACCACGGCGGCCACGCCCACCACGCCCCTGTGA
- the entpd2a.2 gene encoding ectonucleoside triphosphate diphosphohydrolase 2: MAKQRCQIIAPVSLLLLGILAILLLAITTDDVREPPDYMYGIVLDAGSSHTAMYVYKWPADKQNGTGIVTQHSECHVKGGGISSYAKQRGSAGHSLETCLNQATTDIPKSRHHLTPVYLGATAGMRLLNISDPTESEQIMAEVGQKIRSYPFSFRGAAILSGREEGAYGWVTVNYLLENFIKYGFVGRWLWPGKETVGALDFGGASTQITFVTQEAVEDEANRMTLRLYGQEYTLYTHSFLCYGRDQVLRRLLAHLIQSQGYGNSVSHPCYPSDHSVSLKLEKVFDSPCTARQRPASYDGQSVLSVQGTGHYEHCLGNVSQIFSFSGCSFSRCSFDGVFQPGLSGGFMAFSAFFYIHSFLQRTTGITVTSPSLLQEAARTVCNMSFEEMLEKAPDQKSRLQDYCAASVFVQVLMLRGYGFDEISFPRISFQKKAGDTSVGWALGYMLTLSSLLPAEGMAMRKALRPEAWISLLFLFACLLLAALAYLLANAFRGNKGGGDVI, translated from the exons TATGGTATAGTCCTGGACGCGGGCTCCTCCCACACTGCCATGTACGTCTATAAGTGGCCGGCAGACAAGCAGAATGGCACTGGCATTGTCACGCAACACAGCGAGTGTCACGTCAAAG gtggggGGATCTCCAGCTATGCTAAGCAACGTGGGAGTGCTGGACACAGCCTGGAGACCTGCCTGAATCAGGCCACCACAGACATCCCCAAATCCAGACACCACCTCACACCTGTGTACCTGGGCGCCACCGCGGGCATGCGCCTGCTGAA CATCTCTGATCCCACTGAATCGGAGCAGATCATGGCGGAGGTGGGTCAGAAGATTCGGTCCTATCCTTTCAGCTTCCGAGGGGCAGCCATCTTGAGTGGCAGGGAGGAAGGGGCGTATGGGTGGGTCACTGTTAACTACCTGCTGGAGAATTTCATCAAG taCGGCTTCGTGGGGCGCTGGCTGTGGCCGGGGAAGGAGACGGTGGGCGCGCTGGATTTCGGAGGAGCGTCCACTCAGATCACGTTTGTGACTCAGGAGGCGGTGGAGGACGAGGCGAACAGAATGACGCTGCGTCTGTACGGGCAGGAGTACACTCTCTATACGCACAGCTTCCTGTGCTACGGTCGGGACCAGGTGCTCCGGCGCCTGCTGGCTCACCTCATCCAG tctCAGGGTTATGGGAACTCCGTCTCACACCCTTGCTACCCCTCGGACCACAGTGTGTCTCTGAAGCTGGAGAAGGTGTTTGACTCTCCCTGCACAGCGAGACAGAGACCGGCCTCCTATGACGGGCAGAGTGTTCTGAGTGTGCAGGGCACCGGGCACTACGAGCACTGCCTAGGCAACGTGTCTCAGATCTTCTCCTTCAGCGGGTGCTCCTTCTCTCGGTGTTCCTTCGACGGCGTCTTTCAGCCCGGCCTCAGTGGGGGCTTCATG gcatTCTCTGCATTCTTCTACATTCACTCCTTCCTGCAGAGGACCACCGGCATCACGgtcacctccccctctctcctgcaggaggcGGCACGCACTGTGTGCAATATGAGCTTTGAGGAG ATGCTGGAGAAAGCGCCGGACCAGAAGTCCCGTCTGCAGGATTACTGCGCTGCCTCCGTTTTTGTGCAGGTGCTCATGCTGCGTGGCTACGGATTCGACGAGATCTCCTTCCCGCGAATCTCCTTTCAGAAAAAG GCTGGGGACACCTCTGTGGGCTGGGCTCTGGGCTACATGCTGACTCTGAGCAGCCTGCTGCCGGCGGAGGGCATGGCCATGAGGAAGGCCCTGCGGCCCGAGGCCTGGATCAgcctgctcttcctctttgcctgcctgctgctggcAGCGCTGGCATACCTGCTGGCCAATGCCTTCCGCGGGAATAAAGGCGGCGGAGATGTCATCTAA